Proteins from one Faecalibacterium sp. I3-3-33 genomic window:
- a CDS encoding TetR/AcrR family transcriptional regulator: MYHPMKNMNNQEKNTYVRQHILSALLELMHTQDFASISIQALVDAAGVGRASFYRNFASKEDVLQQESVRLTNEWKTNFDHEHPDGTPGQDNLWLVSLLDFYKDHAEFYLALYHAGLSNIMLETILGYFDRSPEIPNGLAYLNSAIGYMLYGWVHEWMNRGMQESGTEIARMFAEAQKKQA; encoded by the coding sequence TTGTATCATCCCATGAAGAACATGAACAATCAGGAAAAGAACACCTATGTGCGGCAGCACATTCTGTCTGCGCTGCTGGAATTGATGCACACACAGGACTTTGCGTCCATCAGCATTCAGGCGCTGGTGGATGCTGCCGGTGTTGGGCGGGCATCTTTTTACCGTAATTTCGCAAGCAAAGAGGACGTATTACAGCAGGAGTCTGTGCGTCTGACCAATGAATGGAAGACAAATTTTGACCATGAGCATCCTGATGGCACACCGGGTCAGGATAATCTATGGCTCGTCAGTTTGCTGGATTTTTACAAGGACCATGCTGAATTTTACCTTGCATTGTACCATGCAGGGCTTTCCAATATCATGCTGGAAACGATCCTCGGCTATTTTGACCGTTCGCCGGAGATTCCCAACGGGTTGGCTTATCTGAATTCTGCCATCGGTTATATGCTATATGGCTGGGTACATGAGTGGATGAATCGTGGAATGCAGGAATCCGGCACGGAGATTGCCCGGATGTTTGCAGAAGCACAGAAAAAACAGGCATAA
- a CDS encoding alpha/beta hydrolase yields MKTLKWGLLYTAAFLAAFVGSALLKINSDPTHGKYNTRWDETIGKAYTDLPYGEGAANKFDLYVPADKSQDAYGLVVYLHAGGFTGGDKAGDAEMLKWLCSKGYVAAGINYTLFTEENPDASVYSQSEEIKAAMPSVVAAAEKLGYKLDRMAISGGSAGGCLALIYAYRDADTSPLPVKMVFEAVGPGSFHVEDWGIFGLDQSPEAAAGLFSVMSGQALTPEDITSGAYLDAVKPISADRWVTKDTVPSVLCYGAHDKMQPFAASKPLVAALEKNGVDYRYFVAKHSGHGLQNDNKVYMEYLDAVVEYLDKYMKD; encoded by the coding sequence GTGAAAACACTGAAATGGGGATTGCTCTATACTGCTGCGTTTCTTGCGGCTTTTGTCGGCTCTGCTTTACTCAAAATAAACAGCGACCCGACCCACGGCAAATACAACACCCGTTGGGATGAAACGATCGGCAAGGCATACACCGATTTGCCTTATGGAGAGGGTGCCGCCAACAAGTTTGATCTTTATGTACCGGCTGACAAAAGTCAGGATGCATACGGTCTTGTGGTCTATCTTCACGCCGGTGGATTTACCGGCGGAGACAAAGCCGGTGACGCCGAGATGCTGAAATGGCTGTGCAGCAAAGGCTATGTGGCGGCAGGAATCAACTACACATTGTTTACGGAAGAAAACCCGGATGCCAGCGTATACAGCCAGTCGGAGGAGATCAAAGCCGCCATGCCCTCTGTGGTTGCAGCAGCCGAAAAACTGGGGTATAAACTTGACCGGATGGCTATTTCCGGCGGCAGCGCAGGTGGATGTCTTGCGCTGATCTATGCCTACCGGGATGCCGACACCTCGCCGCTTCCGGTCAAAATGGTATTTGAAGCAGTCGGCCCCGGCAGCTTTCATGTGGAGGATTGGGGTATCTTCGGTCTCGACCAAAGCCCGGAGGCCGCCGCAGGACTGTTCAGTGTAATGTCCGGTCAGGCGCTGACCCCGGAAGATATCACATCCGGTGCCTATCTGGACGCAGTCAAACCGATCTCTGCTGACCGCTGGGTCACAAAGGATACGGTGCCCTCTGTCCTCTGCTACGGCGCACACGACAAGATGCAGCCCTTTGCCGCATCTAAACCGTTGGTCGCCGCACTGGAAAAGAACGGAGTAGATTACCGGTATTTCGTAGCGAAGCATTCCGGCCATGGGTTGCAAAACGACAATAAGGTCTATATGGAGTATCTGGATGCCGTAGTGGAATATCTGGACAAGTACATGAAGGACTGA
- a CDS encoding DUF6061 family protein, translating into MKYDARACHFNMDTGCVELLLRDGRKISIDCTGVEDALDVTMAQRSELDYLIYNDPLGYADLILNGNPKEYLKNVTESHGLED; encoded by the coding sequence ATGAAGTACGATGCAAGAGCTTGCCATTTCAACATGGACACCGGCTGTGTGGAACTACTGCTCCGGGATGGGCGCAAAATTTCCATTGACTGCACCGGGGTCGAGGATGCGTTGGACGTGACCATGGCCCAGAGGTCAGAGTTAGACTACCTCATCTACAATGACCCACTGGGCTATGCCGATTTGATTTTGAACGGCAATCCGAAGGAATATTTGAAAAACGTAACCGAGAGCCATGGCTTAGAAGATTAA
- a CDS encoding DUF6017 domain-containing protein: MAVFRVEKNSGYTVMSNHHLRNRALSLKAKGLLSQMLSLPEDWDYTLQGLARINRESIDAIRQAIRELEQAGYIQRSRERDEKGRLRGADYVIFELPQPIPASVSPTLENPTLEKPTQENPTLENPMQLNKDKLITEKQKKEGLNTDSIPIHSPNPLPLDEDEAAAPPPERTGSRKEAAYQIYRDLILENIEYDTLIQNPRIDREQLDEIVDILLETVCTNRKSIRVAGDDYPAELVKAKFLKLDSHHIEFVMDCLRDNTTKVRNIKQYLRAMLFNAPSTINSYYASLVAHDMAQPDWGRPPNN; the protein is encoded by the coding sequence ATGGCAGTTTTTCGGGTAGAAAAGAACAGCGGCTACACGGTCATGTCAAACCACCACCTGCGGAACCGGGCCTTGTCCCTGAAAGCCAAGGGCTTACTCTCCCAAATGCTCTCCCTGCCGGAAGATTGGGACTACACCCTGCAAGGGCTGGCCCGTATCAACCGGGAAAGCATCGACGCGATACGGCAGGCTATCCGGGAACTGGAACAGGCAGGCTACATCCAGCGTTCCAGAGAACGGGATGAGAAAGGGCGGCTGCGCGGTGCAGACTATGTGATCTTTGAGCTGCCGCAGCCCATTCCTGCATCGGTTTCACCTACATTGGAAAATCCAACGTTGGAGAAGCCCACGCAGGAAAACCCTACGTTGGAAAATCCAATGCAATTAAATAAAGATAAACTAATTACAGAAAAACAAAAGAAAGAGGGATTAAATACCGATTCCATTCCGATCCATTCCCCAAACCCCTTGCCTTTGGACGAGGACGAGGCAGCGGCACCGCCGCCGGAACGGACAGGAAGCCGAAAGGAAGCGGCCTATCAAATCTACCGGGACCTGATTTTGGAGAACATCGAGTATGACACCCTCATCCAGAATCCCCGGATAGACCGGGAGCAACTGGACGAGATCGTGGACATCCTGCTGGAAACCGTCTGCACCAACCGCAAGTCCATCCGGGTGGCCGGGGACGATTACCCGGCAGAGTTGGTCAAGGCCAAGTTCCTGAAACTGGACAGCCATCACATCGAGTTCGTCATGGACTGCCTGCGGGACAACACCACCAAAGTCCGCAACATCAAGCAATACCTGCGGGCCATGCTTTTTAACGCGCCCAGCACCATCAACAGCTACTATGCGTCCCTTGTGGCGCACGATATGGCGCAGCCTGATTGGGGCCGCCCGCCCAACAACTGA
- a CDS encoding alpha/beta hydrolase, whose product MRRKAKIIVYTGIFVLVFLAAALARVYLLGSAPERLVKSLGQDLTGTVFRDQNYENENGNRYDLYIPAGLDRMQDQNLILYIHGGSFNSGSKADGETWCRYYAAQGYITASVDYTLQMHGKDASIYQMNKEIENAVRAIRQRTEELGYHIAGMAPFGVSAGGTLAMNLAYSGNSAIPVRFVFQVAAPTYFEPSEWPLLMKVDKLTSAHDFCRMMTGKELEDYTQEIRKISPAGIVKDDSVPSLIAYGRIDHCVPVNQKYYLMGAYILHNVPYDYIEFPKSNHGMYNDPDKLQEFLEKSLEYAERYFTD is encoded by the coding sequence ATGAGACGGAAAGCAAAAATAATCGTGTACACCGGAATATTTGTTCTGGTGTTTCTTGCTGCTGCACTGGCAAGGGTCTATCTGCTGGGAAGTGCACCGGAACGACTGGTAAAATCGCTGGGGCAGGATCTGACCGGCACGGTTTTCAGAGATCAGAACTACGAAAACGAGAACGGAAACCGGTACGACCTTTATATTCCCGCCGGACTGGACAGGATGCAGGATCAGAATCTGATCCTCTATATCCACGGGGGAAGCTTCAATTCCGGTTCAAAAGCTGACGGTGAAACATGGTGCAGATACTATGCTGCACAGGGGTACATTACCGCTTCCGTGGATTACACCTTGCAGATGCACGGAAAAGATGCGTCCATTTATCAGATGAACAAAGAAATCGAAAACGCAGTTCGGGCAATTCGGCAAAGGACGGAGGAACTGGGGTATCATATTGCAGGAATGGCTCCGTTTGGGGTGTCCGCAGGCGGGACCTTGGCGATGAATCTGGCTTATAGTGGAAATTCTGCGATCCCGGTCAGATTTGTTTTCCAAGTGGCTGCCCCCACATACTTTGAGCCGTCCGAGTGGCCCCTGCTCATGAAGGTGGACAAACTCACATCGGCGCACGACTTCTGCAGGATGATGACCGGAAAGGAATTGGAGGATTATACACAGGAGATTCGGAAAATCTCTCCGGCAGGCATCGTGAAGGATGATTCTGTGCCGTCGTTGATCGCCTATGGTCGAATCGATCATTGTGTCCCTGTGAACCAAAAATATTATCTGATGGGAGCGTACATTCTGCACAACGTTCCATACGACTATATTGAATTTCCGAAGTCTAACCATGGGATGTATAATGATCCGGATAAGCTGCAGGAATTTCTGGAAAAGTCTTTGGAATATGCCGAGCGTTATTTCACCGATTGA